The DNA segment TTTTCTTTTCTAGTTTCTGCTTCTTAGCGATGGGCAATCGCACTACAAAAATAATACAAAAAACAAGATTAAGACTGAGCGCCAAATGTAGAGACGTAGCACTGCTACGTCTCTACGGGATACATTGTCGCTGTAATTATCGCGCTACAGGTTAGTCGCTAATGGCGTTGAGCAGGACTTCTGTGAGGCTCATATCTGCCATATCATCCATAGAAATCGCATCGCAGATATCAAATTTTGCCCCTGCGCTTTGGAGTTGATCGTCAAGAACTTTGAGAAACTGACTTGCGGTAGGATCGTTTCCGACTTGAATAATGGAAATAGCCAGTTCTTCATCCCGTTCCATTTGGCGAGATGCTTCTATAATTACTCGCATGACAGCTTTGCGATCATCTGGTTCTCCGTCAGTAATAACTAAAATCGTCTCTCCACCAGCTTTAGTTTGACCTGCGGCTTTATTTTGAAAGTATTTATCCGTGGCATCTTTCAATACTCCTGCTAGATCGGTAGTACCGGCTGGATCGTTTTCTTGGAAGATTTGGGCGACTTTAGTTGAGGTGACGTTATCATAGCGTTTCCTGCGACTAGAGAAGAGATAAACGGTAATTCCGTCGGGATCGAACTGTTCGCACTTCCTAGCTAGGGCTAAAGTCGATTCTTGGGCAGTTTCCCAACGGCTCCTGCCTCCAGCCCCATCTGGAGTAGACATACTGCCACTTTTATCGATAATTAGGGTATAGTCGCGATTTTCTGCGCTCATAGCTGTAATAATGAACTTAATGGGTTTTATTTAGTCTGCGATCGCATTGAGTAGAATTTCTTTTAAGGTCATTCCTTCCATATCATCCATTGTCACGGTATCGACTAGATCGAATTTTGCGCCGGCACTTTCGAGTTCGTCATCTAGAATTTTGAGAAATTTAGTGGCGGTAGGGTCATTTCCGACTTGAATCAGGGAAATAGCTAATTCTTCATCCCGTTGCATTTGACGAGATGCTTCAATAATGACTCGCATGACGGCTTTGCGATCGTCTGGTTCCCCGTCGGTAATGACTAGAATTGTCTCGCCTTTGCTTTCCCCAGCCGCGCGCCGTTGAAAGTAGTTATCTGTGGCATCTTTCAAGACTGCGGCTAAGTTGGTAGTGCCAGAAGGGTCGTTTTCCTGGAAAATTTGTTCAACTTTGGCAGAAGTAACGTTGTCATAGCGTTTGAATCTACCGGAGAACAAATAAACAGTTATTCCGTCGGGATCGAACTGTTCGCACTTTCTAGCCAAGGCTAAAGTTGATTCTTGAGCAGTTTGCCAACGATTGCGGCTACCATCTCCTTCTGGAGTAGACATACTGCCGCTTTTATCAATTATTAGGGTATAGTCGCGATTTTCTAACATTTAATTTCTTCCTCTAACAACTGTTTTGACTCTAGCCTACAATTTCTGTTAAGCCCTAATTCTGGGAGACGTTAAGCTGTTACATCTCTACTTTTAACTTAATTTAATCCTTTCAATGGCTCGATTACAGAAAAATAAACCAAAAATTAACCTAAAAAACTAGTGAAATAGGATGCCGAGTCCCATTTAGGATACCCAATTACCCTAACTAATTAACTTTTGGCATTGCTGATTTGAAGTATGAATTGTTGATTGTTGATTGGGTTTTCTTTCTCCTCGATCTCTCACTATTTTGACTTCTGACTTCTGTAGGGGCGCAACGCGTTGCGCCCCTGACTTCTGAATTCTGACTTCATGACTAAGGTAGTTTATAACTACTTATTTTGAGTTTTAACTCACCCTTTTGGGGATTGTTTTCAAATATAAAAGCCCCTTCTACTTCTTCGTT comes from the Merismopedia glauca CCAP 1448/3 genome and includes:
- a CDS encoding vWA domain-containing protein, with product MSAENRDYTLIIDKSGSMSTPDGAGGRSRWETAQESTLALARKCEQFDPDGITVYLFSSRRKRYDNVTSTKVAQIFQENDPAGTTDLAGVLKDATDKYFQNKAAGQTKAGGETILVITDGEPDDRKAVMRVIIEASRQMERDEELAISIIQVGNDPTASQFLKVLDDQLQSAGAKFDICDAISMDDMADMSLTEVLLNAISD
- a CDS encoding vWA domain-containing protein — translated: MLENRDYTLIIDKSGSMSTPEGDGSRNRWQTAQESTLALARKCEQFDPDGITVYLFSGRFKRYDNVTSAKVEQIFQENDPSGTTNLAAVLKDATDNYFQRRAAGESKGETILVITDGEPDDRKAVMRVIIEASRQMQRDEELAISLIQVGNDPTATKFLKILDDELESAGAKFDLVDTVTMDDMEGMTLKEILLNAIAD